One genomic region from Curtobacterium sp. 9128 encodes:
- a CDS encoding VOC family protein produces MASVREIQVTVDCADPAGVARFWADMRGYVADEDSASDPHGSGPRLYFQQVPEGKVVKNRVHLDVRVGTGLVGEERLAVLEAEAARLVERGATRVRLLPADDENESCLVMQDIEGNEFCLD; encoded by the coding sequence ATGGCGAGCGTCCGCGAGATCCAGGTCACCGTCGACTGCGCCGATCCGGCGGGCGTCGCGCGCTTCTGGGCCGACATGCGCGGGTACGTCGCCGACGAGGACTCCGCGAGCGATCCGCACGGTTCCGGACCGCGGCTGTACTTCCAGCAGGTGCCCGAGGGCAAGGTCGTGAAGAACCGCGTGCACCTCGACGTGCGGGTCGGCACCGGCCTGGTCGGCGAGGAACGGCTCGCGGTGCTCGAGGCCGAGGCGGCCCGCTTGGTCGAGCGAGGGGCGACGCGCGTGCGGCTACTGCCGGCCGACGACGAGAACGAGTCGTGCCTGGTGATGCAGGACATCGAGGGCAACGAGTTCTGCCTCGACTGA
- a CDS encoding FAD-linked oxidase C-terminal domain-containing protein, whose amino-acid sequence MTVSSEVETAALDDLLGADQVLRDDDALARYSHDDAEWADFVQPLAVVLARSTDDVVVAVRWAASAGVRVVPRGAGTGLSGGANAVANCIVLSLELMDAVVEVNVDERYAVVQPGVINDALRAAVATHGLWYPPDPASSAISTIGGNVATNAGGICCVKYGVTRDYVLGLTVVLADGSVVELGRKTAKGVAGYDLAGLVVGSEGTLGIVTSVTVKLLPLAGRDERAVIGYFPSLTAAGDAVAAISRAGIIPAALEIVDRTCLRAVDEWMQLGLPSDVDTLLLARVDERGAAGDELADQVAAVFADAGGTDVERATDPEDIDRLFQARRLAYPALERLGPVLTEDICVPRSAVPEMLRRIQATAAANDVTIANIAHAGDGNLHPLIIAPEGDAAAKDRAKAAFDAIVADCLALGGTVTGEHGVGLLKLPGLREELGDRVIAMHRSVKDALDPAGTLNPGKAF is encoded by the coding sequence ATGACCGTCAGCTCCGAAGTCGAAACCGCCGCGCTCGACGACCTGTTGGGTGCCGACCAGGTGCTCCGGGACGACGACGCGCTCGCGCGCTACAGCCACGACGACGCCGAGTGGGCCGACTTCGTCCAGCCGCTGGCCGTCGTCCTCGCACGGAGCACCGACGACGTCGTGGTGGCCGTCCGCTGGGCGGCCTCCGCCGGCGTGCGGGTCGTCCCGCGCGGTGCCGGGACCGGGTTGTCCGGTGGGGCGAACGCGGTGGCGAACTGCATCGTCCTGTCACTGGAGCTGATGGACGCCGTCGTCGAGGTGAACGTCGACGAGCGGTACGCCGTCGTCCAGCCGGGGGTGATCAACGACGCACTCCGTGCCGCGGTGGCGACACACGGCCTCTGGTACCCGCCGGACCCCGCCAGCTCCGCGATCTCGACGATCGGTGGCAACGTCGCGACGAACGCGGGCGGCATCTGCTGCGTGAAGTACGGCGTGACGCGGGACTACGTCCTCGGCCTCACCGTCGTGCTCGCCGACGGGTCCGTCGTGGAGCTCGGCCGCAAGACCGCGAAGGGCGTCGCCGGCTACGACCTCGCCGGGCTGGTAGTGGGGTCCGAGGGCACGCTCGGCATCGTCACGTCGGTCACCGTGAAGCTCCTCCCCCTCGCCGGACGCGACGAACGGGCGGTCATCGGGTACTTCCCGTCGCTGACCGCAGCCGGGGACGCCGTCGCCGCGATCTCGCGCGCGGGGATCATCCCCGCGGCGCTCGAGATCGTCGATCGGACGTGCCTGCGCGCCGTGGACGAGTGGATGCAGCTCGGCCTGCCGTCCGACGTCGACACGCTGCTGCTCGCCCGTGTCGACGAACGGGGTGCCGCCGGCGACGAACTCGCGGACCAGGTCGCCGCCGTCTTCGCGGACGCGGGTGGCACCGACGTCGAACGTGCGACCGACCCTGAGGACATCGACCGGCTCTTCCAGGCGCGACGTCTCGCGTACCCGGCACTCGAGCGGCTCGGACCGGTGCTGACGGAGGACATCTGCGTCCCGCGGAGCGCGGTCCCCGAGATGCTCCGTCGGATCCAGGCGACCGCGGCGGCGAACGACGTCACCATCGCGAACATCGCACACGCCGGCGACGGCAACCTGCACCCGCTCATCATCGCTCCCGAGGGCGACGCCGCCGCGAAGGACCGCGCGAAGGCCGCCTTCGACGCGATCGTCGCGGACTGCCTGGCGCTCGGCGGCACCGTCACCGGCGAGCACGGCGTCGGACTCCTGAAGCTCCCCGGACTCCGCGAGGAGCTCGGCGATCGCGTCATCGCGATGCACCGCTCGGTCAAGGACGCCCTCGACCCAGCGGGCACGCTCAACCCCGGGAAGGCGTTCTGA
- a CDS encoding manganese catalase family protein translates to MYFHAQTWINEIPAGDPDPAAANALQEGLGGQFGEMRTMMQYLFQAMNFRGPAAKPFRDLIQGVGTEEISHVELIGTTISRLLDGAPGYSGKLTDPLDTPGAKGATPLNIALDTGNIHHYLVGAQGALPVDAAGNPWSGSYVYNSGNLPLDLLYNLMLESTGRLQKCRIYEMTDNPTARATLAYLIVRDQAHENAYAKALESLGVAWNSLLPIPKTNAERFPEVKTLVDLGLQSKQYSFDLDGASEAAKIFRGASPSGDGTDLVADEQAPKGVPSFIADERLEEFAPGLDADLLALIQQTAELELDQAETSLYGPVS, encoded by the coding sequence ATGTACTTCCACGCTCAGACCTGGATCAACGAGATCCCCGCCGGAGACCCGGACCCCGCCGCCGCGAACGCACTGCAGGAGGGCCTCGGCGGCCAGTTCGGCGAGATGCGCACGATGATGCAGTACCTCTTCCAGGCGATGAACTTCCGCGGCCCGGCCGCGAAGCCGTTCCGCGACCTCATCCAGGGGGTCGGGACCGAGGAGATCAGCCACGTCGAACTCATCGGGACGACGATCTCCCGGCTGCTCGACGGCGCACCCGGCTACTCGGGCAAGCTGACCGACCCGCTGGACACCCCGGGAGCGAAGGGCGCGACGCCGCTGAACATCGCCCTCGACACCGGGAACATCCACCACTACCTCGTCGGCGCCCAGGGCGCACTGCCGGTGGACGCCGCCGGCAACCCCTGGAGCGGCAGCTACGTCTACAACTCGGGCAACCTGCCGCTCGACCTGCTCTACAACCTCATGCTCGAGTCGACGGGGCGCCTGCAGAAGTGCCGCATCTACGAGATGACGGACAACCCGACGGCCCGCGCCACGCTCGCCTACCTGATCGTCCGCGACCAGGCCCACGAGAACGCCTACGCGAAGGCGCTCGAGTCGCTCGGCGTCGCGTGGAACTCCCTGCTGCCGATCCCGAAGACGAACGCCGAGCGGTTCCCGGAGGTCAAGACACTCGTCGACCTCGGCCTGCAGAGCAAGCAGTACAGCTTCGACCTCGACGGGGCGTCAGAGGCGGCGAAGATCTTCCGCGGAGCGTCGCCGTCCGGCGACGGCACCGACCTGGTGGCGGACGAGCAGGCGCCGAAGGGCGTGCCGTCCTTCATCGCCGACGAGCGGCTCGAGGAGTTCGCGCCGGGACTCGACGCCGACCTGCTGGCCCTCATCCAGCAGACGGCGGAGCTGGAACTCGACCAGGCCGAGACCAGCCTGTACGGCCCGGTGAGCTGA
- a CDS encoding DEAD/DEAH box helicase gives MSSETTSTTEPTDEGPVVTFADLGLSDNVLKAVKEIGYETPSAIQAATIPTLLEGRDVVGLAQTGTGKTAAFALPVLSRMESGSKLPQALVLSPTRELALQVCEAFEQYASHMRGVHVLPVYGGQAYGVQLSALRRGVDVVVGTPGRIMDHIAKGTLDLSELKYLVLDEADEMLKMGFAEDVETILAETPDTKQVALFSATMPAQIRRISKQYLNDPAEITVKAKTTTSANTTQRYLIVSYAQKVDALTRILEVEDFEGLIIFVRTKSETENLAEKLRARGYAAAAISGDVAQAQRERTVNQLKSGKLDILVATDVAARGLDVDRITHVVNFDIPVDTESYVHRIGRTGRAGRSGAAISFVTPRERRLLTAIEKATRQPLTEMTLPSIEDVNVTRLTRFDDAITAALESRDRIEAFRDIIAHYVEHHDVPEQDVAAALAVVAQGDTPLLLDPAEDALRRQVERDQRRDERKGREREVDGGDRRRRSVPMTPYRIEVGRRHRVEPRQIVGALANEGGLRRDDFGAIRIQPDFSIVELPTDMPGDVIDKLSDTRISGRLIEIKPDRRGGGGGYRRGPRDDRDDRRDRDDRPARKPRY, from the coding sequence ATGAGCTCCGAGACGACCAGCACCACCGAACCCACCGACGAGGGGCCCGTGGTGACGTTCGCCGACCTGGGGCTCAGCGACAACGTCCTCAAGGCCGTCAAGGAGATCGGGTACGAGACCCCCTCCGCGATCCAGGCAGCCACCATCCCGACGCTGCTCGAGGGGCGCGACGTCGTCGGCCTCGCGCAGACCGGCACCGGCAAGACCGCGGCCTTCGCGCTGCCCGTCCTGTCCCGCATGGAGTCCGGCTCGAAGCTGCCGCAGGCACTCGTCCTGTCCCCGACGCGCGAGCTCGCCCTGCAGGTCTGCGAGGCGTTCGAGCAGTACGCGTCGCACATGCGCGGCGTGCACGTCCTCCCCGTCTACGGCGGCCAGGCCTACGGCGTCCAGCTCTCCGCGCTCCGCCGTGGCGTCGACGTGGTCGTCGGCACGCCCGGGCGCATCATGGACCACATCGCCAAGGGCACGCTCGACCTGTCCGAGCTGAAGTACCTGGTGCTCGACGAGGCCGACGAGATGCTCAAGATGGGCTTCGCCGAGGACGTCGAGACGATCCTCGCCGAGACCCCGGACACCAAGCAGGTCGCACTGTTCTCCGCGACCATGCCCGCGCAGATCCGTCGCATCTCGAAGCAGTACCTCAACGACCCGGCCGAGATCACCGTCAAGGCGAAGACGACCACGTCCGCCAACACGACGCAGCGCTACCTCATCGTGTCGTACGCGCAGAAGGTCGACGCCCTGACCCGCATCCTCGAGGTCGAGGACTTCGAGGGCCTCATCATCTTCGTCCGCACGAAGAGCGAGACCGAGAACCTCGCCGAGAAGCTCCGTGCCCGCGGGTACGCCGCAGCCGCGATCAGCGGTGACGTCGCGCAGGCGCAGCGCGAGCGCACCGTGAACCAGCTGAAGTCCGGCAAGCTCGACATCCTCGTCGCGACGGACGTCGCCGCCCGTGGCCTCGACGTCGACCGCATCACCCACGTGGTGAACTTCGACATCCCCGTCGACACCGAGTCCTACGTGCACCGCATCGGCCGCACCGGTCGTGCCGGCCGCAGCGGTGCCGCGATCAGCTTCGTCACGCCGCGTGAGCGCCGCCTGCTCACCGCGATCGAGAAGGCGACGCGGCAGCCGCTGACCGAGATGACGCTCCCGAGCATCGAGGACGTCAACGTCACCCGCCTGACGCGCTTCGACGACGCCATCACGGCGGCGCTCGAGTCCCGCGACCGCATCGAGGCGTTCCGCGACATCATCGCCCATTACGTCGAGCACCACGACGTGCCGGAGCAGGACGTCGCTGCAGCACTCGCCGTCGTCGCGCAGGGGGACACCCCGCTGCTGCTCGACCCGGCCGAGGACGCCCTCCGCCGCCAGGTCGAGCGCGACCAGCGTCGCGACGAGCGCAAGGGCCGCGAGCGCGAGGTGGACGGCGGCGACCGTCGCCGTCGCTCGGTCCCGATGACCCCGTACCGCATCGAGGTCGGCCGTCGTCACCGCGTCGAGCCGCGCCAGATCGTCGGTGCGCTCGCAAACGAGGGGGGCCTCCGCCGCGACGACTTCGGTGCGATCCGCATCCAGCCGGACTTCTCCATCGTCGAGCTCCCGACGGACATGCCCGGCGACGTGATCGACAAGCTCAGCGACACCCGCATCAGCGGCCGGCTCATCGAGATCAAGCCGGACCGCCGTGGCGGCGGTGGCGGGTACCGCCGCGGACCGCGGGACGACCGTGACGACCGCCGCGATCGCGACGACCGTCCGGCGCGCAAGCCCCGGTACTAG
- a CDS encoding fibronectin type III domain-containing protein translates to MYRAVFTAAAAAVLVVAGALPAQAAPRSSTPGTPTSVSVTGTATDADVTWGLPRSGAKVLGWAVTVRPAEHQPRHGVDLLRASARSDHFGDLTAGTTYSFTVRAVGTRGPGPAATVRYQPVAPAPVGQSLFALDAAGNVVRFPTTGTGTPATIAPNGAGYTANDEGDVFVPSADRTAIVMYPEGGGAAQTIATGLHLTADLRTDLTGNLYWVDSVTGGVVRLARAGGPATPWVSFGPVPNSGTTTLWAVGRDGTVSTWTSTTTTASVVTRTPAGTTTTRTISSGATGVFGYVRALLADAHGGLYIDWSSPGGAGSYIWAALPAGATTWVSAEPRLAFEYGATNSSSFRLLQSKEWCTSPAENSGQCSVDRSIPSLLVRALDGTTSSVPVSGLTAGSRGSNVGAADEAGDVFIDVDQAPTAGLWRVPAAGGAAQQLSTAQFSRLLVI, encoded by the coding sequence GTGTACAGAGCAGTGTTCACCGCCGCAGCGGCGGCCGTGCTCGTCGTCGCCGGGGCACTCCCGGCGCAGGCGGCACCACGTTCCAGCACGCCGGGGACGCCGACCTCGGTGTCGGTGACCGGTACGGCGACCGATGCCGACGTCACGTGGGGCCTGCCACGGTCCGGCGCGAAGGTGCTCGGGTGGGCCGTCACCGTCCGTCCGGCCGAGCACCAGCCGCGGCACGGGGTCGACCTGCTGCGCGCATCGGCGCGGTCCGACCACTTCGGCGACCTGACGGCCGGTACGACGTACTCCTTCACCGTGCGGGCGGTCGGCACGAGGGGCCCCGGCCCGGCCGCGACCGTGCGGTACCAGCCGGTCGCGCCCGCTCCGGTGGGGCAGTCGCTGTTCGCGCTCGACGCGGCAGGGAACGTCGTCCGCTTCCCGACGACGGGGACCGGCACACCGGCCACCATCGCGCCGAACGGTGCCGGCTACACGGCGAACGACGAAGGCGACGTGTTCGTGCCGTCGGCCGACCGGACCGCCATCGTGATGTACCCGGAGGGCGGGGGCGCTGCACAGACCATCGCGACGGGCCTGCACCTCACCGCTGATCTCCGGACGGACCTCACGGGCAACCTGTACTGGGTGGACAGCGTCACCGGCGGGGTTGTGAGGCTCGCCAGGGCGGGCGGGCCCGCGACGCCGTGGGTGTCCTTCGGGCCGGTGCCGAACTCGGGCACCACGACCCTCTGGGCCGTCGGACGGGACGGCACCGTGTCGACCTGGACGAGCACGACGACGACGGCCTCGGTCGTGACGAGGACCCCGGCGGGGACGACCACCACCAGGACCATCAGCTCCGGCGCGACGGGGGTGTTCGGCTACGTGCGGGCGCTCCTCGCCGACGCCCACGGTGGGCTGTACATCGACTGGAGCTCGCCCGGTGGAGCTGGCTCGTACATCTGGGCCGCGCTGCCCGCCGGGGCGACCACGTGGGTCTCGGCCGAACCGCGGCTGGCGTTCGAGTACGGCGCGACGAACTCGTCGTCGTTCCGGCTGTTGCAGTCGAAGGAGTGGTGCACCTCGCCCGCCGAGAACTCCGGGCAGTGCTCCGTCGACCGGTCGATCCCGTCGCTGCTCGTCCGGGCGCTCGACGGCACGACGTCGTCGGTCCCCGTGTCCGGGCTGACCGCCGGGTCGCGCGGATCGAACGTCGGCGCCGCTGACGAGGCCGGCGACGTGTTCATCGACGTCGACCAGGCACCGACCGCCGGGCTGTGGCGGGTCCCGGCTGCCGGGGGTGCAGCGCAGCAGCTGTCCACCGCGCAGTTCTCCCGCTTGCTGGTGATCTAG
- a CDS encoding DUF427 domain-containing protein, with translation MRHPAPITPGPGQESVWDYPRPPRVEPTSDRVVVRLGGEVIADTTSAVRVLETSHPPVYYLPASDFAPGALTRTTGSSMCEFKGRAAYFDVHGGDTTVPRAGWTYPTPEPGFGELLDRVAIYPAEMDSCEVAGERVQAQAGDFYGGWITSRVVGPFKGEPGTLGW, from the coding sequence ATGAGACACCCCGCGCCGATCACCCCGGGCCCCGGCCAGGAGTCCGTCTGGGACTACCCGCGACCACCCCGCGTCGAGCCGACCTCCGACCGGGTCGTCGTACGACTCGGCGGCGAGGTCATCGCCGACACGACGTCCGCCGTGCGGGTGCTCGAGACGAGCCACCCGCCGGTCTACTACCTGCCCGCGTCGGACTTCGCCCCCGGCGCACTGACCCGGACGACCGGCTCGAGCATGTGCGAGTTCAAGGGTCGGGCGGCTTACTTCGACGTGCACGGCGGGGACACGACCGTGCCCCGCGCCGGCTGGACCTACCCGACCCCCGAGCCGGGCTTCGGCGAGCTCCTCGACCGAGTCGCGATCTACCCGGCCGAGATGGACTCCTGCGAGGTCGCCGGCGAACGGGTGCAGGCGCAGGCCGGCGACTTCTACGGCGGCTGGATCACGTCCAGGGTCGTCGGGCCGTTCAAGGGCGAACCGGGCACCCTCGGCTGGTGA
- a CDS encoding TetR/AcrR family transcriptional regulator, whose translation MFENDDKPTPKRERTRAAIRAVAIRSLREKGYDATTMRGIADEAGLSVGNAYYHFPTKDHLVQELYVDVQHEHRAAALPLLDTTDDLTARIGIVLRTGLTNLAGYHAIAPQFLAAAVAPNSPINPLAAESSEARDLVLDLFTQAVGGARQQLPGRLTEDIPSALWMGYLLLALFWTYDTSAAQARTHRLVDAMLRVLRFALPMLRIRPFRATVTEIVGIVAGRAA comes from the coding sequence GTGTTCGAAAATGACGACAAGCCGACGCCCAAGCGCGAGCGGACCCGCGCCGCCATCCGCGCGGTCGCGATCCGGTCGCTGCGCGAGAAGGGCTACGACGCCACGACGATGCGGGGGATCGCCGACGAAGCCGGGTTGTCGGTCGGCAACGCGTACTACCACTTCCCGACGAAGGACCACCTCGTGCAGGAGCTCTACGTGGACGTGCAGCACGAACACCGCGCGGCCGCGCTCCCGCTGCTCGACACGACGGACGACCTGACCGCACGCATCGGCATCGTCCTGCGCACCGGGCTCACGAACCTCGCCGGGTACCACGCCATCGCGCCGCAGTTCCTCGCCGCGGCGGTCGCACCGAACTCGCCGATCAACCCGCTGGCGGCGGAGTCGTCCGAGGCGCGGGACCTGGTGCTCGACCTCTTCACGCAGGCCGTCGGCGGCGCCAGGCAGCAGCTGCCAGGGCGCCTCACCGAGGACATCCCCTCGGCGCTCTGGATGGGGTACCTCCTGCTCGCGCTGTTCTGGACGTACGACACGTCCGCGGCGCAGGCCCGGACGCACCGGCTCGTGGACGCCATGCTCCGCGTGCTCCGCTTCGCGCTCCCGATGCTCCGGATCCGGCCGTTCCGCGCCACCGTGACCGAGATCGTCGGCATCGTCGCGGGACGCGCGGCATGA
- a CDS encoding GMC family oxidoreductase — translation MPDPQLDDATAMRLRERVDEVVPGSSAAGVDFLLSVLPERPEWAARLRDVAERGSASEHWDWFAELVAGGHWADPASWPAVGWQPEPLDGWPVPVPVPTDRPVTVHPSELAPRYDAVVIGSGAGGGVAACGLAEAGRRVLVVEAGAWPDTATLAHDHLRNPRSDWGLAPLSGPTDPLDLRVTDDGRTHLPIRPADPGWNNNASTAGGGTRVYGAQAWRFAPLDFRMATTYGVPDGSALADWPIDYDDLEPFYTRAEWELGVSGGPDDGRWSGHRSRPLPMPPVRSGPSRERLAAGATALGLGTVHVPLLVNSTPWLGRRACANCGMCVGFACPVDAKNGSQNTMLPRAFATGRAQIVLDTRAARLRTDAAGRVVGVTLVGTVDGNTWQQDVDAAEVVVAAGAIESARLLLNSRSDREPNGIGNGNDLVGRHLQGHVYGGATGVFDDVVEDLVGPGPSIATTDRRHGNDGIVGGGMIANEFVATPSNTYRYLVGAGLLPRTGRASTDGMRHLVRRTMRLMGPVQEVTSADSRVRVDDRIVDRHGIPVARLSGSVHAEDLRARDATSALAASWLRAAGALTTVEVGGTPVGPSGGQHQAGTLRMGSDPTNSVVDDFGRVWGHDNLRVADGSVHVTNGGVNPVLTIFATAMRTVAHMTGG, via the coding sequence GTGCCGGATCCCCAGCTCGACGACGCGACCGCGATGCGGCTCCGGGAGCGCGTGGACGAGGTGGTCCCCGGCTCCTCGGCCGCCGGCGTCGACTTCCTCCTGTCGGTCCTCCCCGAACGCCCCGAGTGGGCAGCGCGGCTCCGCGACGTCGCCGAGCGCGGGTCGGCGAGCGAGCACTGGGACTGGTTCGCCGAGCTCGTCGCGGGTGGGCACTGGGCGGACCCGGCGTCGTGGCCGGCGGTGGGCTGGCAACCGGAGCCCCTCGACGGCTGGCCCGTGCCCGTCCCCGTCCCGACGGACCGGCCGGTGACGGTGCACCCGTCCGAGCTGGCGCCTCGGTACGACGCCGTCGTCATCGGCTCGGGCGCCGGCGGTGGCGTCGCGGCATGCGGTCTGGCGGAGGCAGGTCGGCGCGTCCTCGTGGTCGAGGCGGGCGCGTGGCCGGACACCGCGACGCTCGCCCACGACCACCTGCGGAACCCCCGCTCCGACTGGGGTCTCGCGCCGCTGTCCGGCCCGACGGACCCGCTCGACCTCCGCGTCACGGACGACGGGCGCACCCACCTGCCGATCCGGCCCGCCGACCCCGGGTGGAACAACAACGCGTCCACCGCCGGCGGCGGCACCCGTGTCTACGGCGCACAGGCCTGGCGGTTCGCGCCGCTCGACTTCCGGATGGCGACGACGTACGGCGTCCCGGACGGCAGCGCGCTGGCGGACTGGCCGATCGACTACGACGACCTCGAGCCGTTCTACACGCGCGCTGAGTGGGAGCTCGGCGTCAGCGGCGGGCCCGATGACGGTCGCTGGTCCGGCCACCGCTCCCGGCCGCTCCCGATGCCGCCCGTGCGGTCGGGGCCGTCGCGCGAACGACTCGCAGCGGGCGCGACGGCCCTCGGTCTGGGGACGGTGCACGTCCCGCTCCTCGTGAACAGCACCCCGTGGCTCGGACGTCGGGCCTGCGCGAACTGCGGGATGTGCGTCGGGTTCGCCTGCCCCGTCGACGCGAAGAACGGCTCGCAGAACACGATGCTGCCCCGGGCGTTCGCGACCGGCCGGGCGCAGATCGTCCTCGACACCCGGGCGGCCCGGCTCCGCACCGACGCGGCGGGACGCGTCGTCGGCGTCACCCTCGTCGGCACGGTCGACGGGAACACGTGGCAGCAGGACGTCGACGCCGCCGAGGTCGTCGTCGCCGCCGGTGCGATCGAGTCCGCACGCCTGCTGCTGAACAGCCGGAGCGACCGGGAGCCGAACGGCATCGGCAACGGCAACGACCTGGTCGGGCGACACCTGCAGGGACACGTGTACGGCGGCGCGACCGGGGTGTTCGACGACGTCGTCGAGGACCTCGTCGGGCCGGGACCCTCGATCGCGACCACCGATCGGCGGCACGGCAACGACGGCATCGTCGGCGGCGGGATGATCGCGAACGAGTTCGTCGCCACCCCGTCGAACACCTACCGGTACCTCGTCGGCGCGGGGCTCCTGCCGCGGACCGGCCGGGCGTCGACGGACGGCATGCGACACCTCGTCCGCCGGACCATGCGGCTGATGGGCCCCGTCCAAGAGGTCACGTCAGCCGACTCCCGCGTCCGCGTGGACGACCGGATCGTCGACCGGCACGGGATCCCGGTCGCCCGGCTGAGTGGTTCCGTGCACGCCGAGGACCTCCGCGCCCGTGACGCGACGAGCGCGCTGGCCGCGTCGTGGCTCCGCGCGGCGGGGGCGCTGACGACCGTCGAGGTGGGCGGCACGCCGGTCGGGCCGTCCGGCGGGCAGCACCAGGCCGGCACGCTCCGCATGGGGTCCGACCCGACGAACTCGGTCGTCGACGACTTCGGACGCGTGTGGGGACACGACAACCTCCGCGTCGCGGACGGCTCCGTGCACGTGACGAACGGCGGCGTCAACCCGGTGCTCACGATCTTCGCCACCGCCATGCGGACCGTCGCGCACATGACGGGCGGCTGA
- a CDS encoding DUF3592 domain-containing protein, which produces MTHVGPRARRRPFDRTRHAWTWLRTMPRDDRRGLALVAWFLLAGLLILASGLMVLCGLFATPGKYVALHHDTQLRNEGRTASGLVTDIRETRHVGDPDWTEYTPTVRTRIGGATVSTRLDDDSADQAGVYRVGQRVQLMIDPAHPDEPRVRSDRIRNALVDDARTWTIVLVVGTAVFVPLLTAAIRWVRREDRRTEARRLERAAERIAEREQERDQQRGT; this is translated from the coding sequence ATGACGCACGTGGGGCCACGCGCCAGGCGACGGCCGTTCGACCGCACCCGCCACGCCTGGACGTGGCTCAGGACGATGCCTCGGGACGACCGCAGGGGCCTCGCGCTCGTCGCCTGGTTCCTGCTGGCCGGGCTACTCATCCTCGCGAGCGGACTGATGGTCCTCTGCGGACTGTTCGCGACCCCCGGCAAGTACGTCGCGCTGCACCACGACACGCAGCTGCGCAACGAGGGCCGCACCGCCTCCGGCCTGGTCACCGACATCCGCGAGACGCGGCACGTCGGCGACCCGGACTGGACCGAGTACACGCCGACCGTCCGCACCCGCATCGGCGGCGCGACCGTGTCGACGCGGCTGGACGACGACTCCGCGGACCAGGCCGGCGTCTACCGGGTCGGGCAGCGCGTCCAGCTGATGATCGACCCGGCGCACCCCGACGAGCCCCGCGTCCGCAGCGACCGGATCCGCAACGCGCTCGTCGACGACGCCCGGACGTGGACGATCGTCCTCGTCGTCGGGACGGCGGTGTTCGTCCCGCTCCTGACGGCGGCGATCCGCTGGGTCCGTCGCGAGGACCGCCGGACCGAAGCCCGTCGCCTCGAGCGCGCGGCCGAGCGCATCGCAGAGCGCGAGCAGGAACGCGACCAGCAGCGGGGAACGTGA
- a CDS encoding alpha/beta hydrolase encodes MPETFTTTDGATLACTDSGAGTDGRTVVLVAGYAMPATGWALQADALVAAGHRVIALDRRSHGASQDTLWGQRVARHGADLHELLVALDLHDAVLVGQSMGASTIWATVDLFGTDRIAGVLTIDQTPKLVNTDDWPHGFYGMTPENSGTFFDDGIPDTGRGARVDAGGAGMMRLVERIGGMPDFRMPNAPETTRLLRDHGQQDWRDVIERLDVPFTMVAGRDSQLWPCSHAEAAVGTNPNGHVVVIEDAGHATNLDQPDAFNEALLAFLADGPATGPANGNETRPANGNGTRPANGNGTRNTADGE; translated from the coding sequence ATGCCCGAGACGTTCACCACGACCGACGGCGCGACCCTGGCGTGCACGGACTCCGGCGCCGGTACGGACGGCCGGACCGTCGTCCTCGTCGCCGGGTACGCCATGCCCGCGACCGGGTGGGCGTTGCAAGCGGACGCCCTCGTCGCGGCCGGTCACCGCGTGATCGCGCTCGACCGCCGCTCGCACGGTGCCAGTCAGGACACGCTCTGGGGGCAGCGGGTCGCCCGGCACGGTGCCGACCTGCACGAACTCCTCGTCGCGCTCGACCTGCACGACGCGGTGCTCGTCGGCCAGTCGATGGGCGCGTCGACCATCTGGGCGACGGTCGACCTGTTCGGCACCGACCGGATCGCCGGCGTCCTGACGATCGACCAGACGCCGAAGCTCGTCAACACCGACGACTGGCCGCACGGCTTCTACGGGATGACGCCGGAGAACAGCGGGACCTTCTTCGACGACGGCATCCCGGACACCGGCCGCGGCGCCCGGGTCGACGCGGGCGGGGCCGGCATGATGCGGCTCGTCGAGCGGATCGGCGGGATGCCTGACTTCCGGATGCCGAACGCACCCGAGACCACCCGGCTGCTCCGTGACCACGGGCAGCAGGACTGGCGGGACGTGATCGAGCGGCTCGACGTCCCGTTCACGATGGTCGCCGGGCGGGACAGCCAGCTCTGGCCGTGCTCCCACGCCGAGGCTGCCGTCGGGACGAACCCGAACGGCCACGTCGTCGTCATCGAGGACGCCGGCCACGCCACGAACCTCGACCAGCCGGACGCCTTCAACGAGGCGCTGCTCGCGTTCCTGGCGGACGGGCCCGCGACCGGGCCCGCGAACGGGAACGAGACCAGGCCCGCGAACGGGAACGGGACCAGGCCCGCGAACGGGAACGGGACCAGGAACACAGCGGACGGCGAGTAG